GATTTTGTGATTGATAGGGTGGTGTCTTGGATGCAGCAAGGGAGgctgtatgcatgtgtttaaCAATTGCAGATTTTTTTAAGGGCAGAGATAAGATCTTACCTTTTAATTTCCATTAAATCTGGAAGAtaacttatatacatacatataatatacatgcatTTAGTGAATacttgttaaatgaaaaaaatattgagcTATTTCCTTCTCTATTTAACAATTATGTTTTGACTTTCAGTACTTAGAAATGATGGAATTAGATATAGGAGATGCCACCCAAGTTTATATAGCATTCTTGGTTTACCTGGATCTCATGGAGAGTAAGTTCCTTGCTTATATTGTTTTGCTGTCGGAGTGTGGGAGGTTGGGGAATTGGGTTGTCCTATAGCATTGTTTACATATAACAAGCAAACATTTTTTGTTTACAAGTAATTTTTCCTGCTAATTTTACACATCCCTATTCGTTTACGTTGAGAATTGCTAGGTTGTggaaaagatcagaaaaacaaagagaggaagTTGTATCATGAGTGAAGTTCGCTTTCCTGAATATTAGAAGTTTAGCGAGCTTATCTTTTGAGTGAAGTTGGCTCTACTGCATATGGGAAGTTTAGAGCGCTTATCTTTTGTTCTCAAGGAGTGCTTTCTTGGTGCTCTTTCAGGTAAAAGTTGGCATGAAGTAAACTGTGTAGGAATACCAGAACTACAGCTTATCTGCCTCCTTGGCACTGagatagaaggggaggggctACAGACTGTGGTGCCCACACCCATTTCTGCTTCCCTCAGCCATAACAGGTGAGTGAGTACTTCTGGTCTTAGTTTAACAAACCCATTGCCTGTAagattttttgtggtttttttttccacttttataaatttttatatttttatccatAATCTTTTCATTGgccttatttttagtttttaaactcATACTTTACTGTTTTAAGGTATGGTTTAAACGAGTAACATCTTAATTTGCATATGATCATGTGTGtccactctttcttttataatcatCATATTTGTGTCTAGCTTAAGGTGGATTTCCTGTTTGGAATTCTAAGTAaaagtctgtttttaatttttaaaaggttactAAGAGtttcaatgttttttaaaaaaatgatacaacAGTAAAGGGCTCCCATTTTCCCATGAATAATCACCTTTCACCTTCATTAGCAGCAGTCGGTTCTCCATTGTCTTCCCATTTATCACCTCCTACAATCCCAGATTCCACACATGTGAAACCATGTtgtgctttttgttgttcttccttccttctttccttccttcctttgtttctttgtttgtttgtttctttcttctttctttttagttgggAGATTCCTGCTTTAATTGCATTACTCTTTACAGATCTTTTAAGTTTATATCACTTAGGTTTGTTAAGTTTGATAGACAGTATTTCTATCAATTTCTTatacattttccaatttattgGAATCTAGATTTTCAAAAAGTTCTTTAGTGAATCTCTGAATTTCATTAGTATCTTTTATCTCCAGATTTTTAGTTCAGTCATTCCCTATCTCTGGTTAATTTGGTTgtctcttttatgtttttaaataatgaactCTTAGTGTCTTTGGTTCTTTGCAAATTCTGCTTTATTTCCATTTCATCGATTTCTGCTCCATCAttattgtttttccatttattatttttgagtctGGTTTTTCTTATGGTTCTCAAACCATAAGGTACaccattaagttatttatttgagaccCTCTCACTTTTTAACTTAAGCACTATAGCTTTGAGCTTTCTTTTACTAATTGCTATACCCCTaggttcttttgtgttttcattttcatttgatcctAGAAATTTTAAAGTCTTCTCCCTGACTTTGTCAGTAGCTCTCTGATCATTCAAGAATATAGTAAATCTCAATGGGTTTGTATATTTactgtaatttttctattgacttctactattattttattatgatatgAATACCATTTGTTAGATAATATTGCTTGGAATAGTAAAATTTAATTCAGAATGTATTTATTGAGCACATTCTATGTGTTGGTGATGGTATATTGATCAAGATGTCTTAAtgaaagtaatatttattttagtacCAAATGTTGACTTggaaagtaatttttcttttttttgtttttcttgtttggttatCATTGGGTGAGATGGAATAAGAACAAAACTGTCCTCTTTTCAAATAGTTTATTGGGTGTGTTTTAGGGAACTGTATCTTTTATTACTAGGTAATTGAGTAGCAGGGCTGTGGAGGACAGATAAGCATTTACTCTTAGGACAGGAGAAGTCTATTGATAGCATGTTCTGGGacagcagcagttctcaacctgtgtgttgcCACCTCCTGAATATCAGGTATtgacattatgatttataaaagtagcaaaattacagttatgaagtagcagcggAATGATGTTATTGTTGGGGTCAGCACATGTGAGGAGCTGTGTGAAATGTCACAGcgctaggaaggctgaggaccatgTGGTAGGAGATCTGCAAGTAACTGAACAGCTttgacagctctggaggggtagagccacaataggacagttCAGACCCTTAAGGAGCATCCTAGCAAGGTTCTTTTGTTCTGCTCTGCCTTGCTCAGTTCCCCTAGGGCagcatctcagcaaggtttttcagctcagtcctCTAAGGGACATCCCAGCTGGGTTTTTCTATTCTGCACCAGCTAATGAAGGtcatcacccaagactcttttgaaAAAGAGATTTGTTGGAAGGAGAGTCcaagagagtggctgcctctgccaagGAGGGATAAATGGCATCCTTTaactgaacaggcagagaggcttatatagggcttcttaggggcggagtcttcccagggagaagagcgattggttagtttagttggtcaggggcagagatgccTCTGACTTCATATTTCTTTCCCTGGCCAAGTCtcagatccagggtgtgtttctttcactgactctagGTTCAGAGTcggggtgctcagtgattggttggtttcctgctccagttatCCCTTTTACCCTACAAGTTATATGAGTACTTGAATGGGTGAGGGTCTATATGAGTGTAGGT
The window above is part of the Arvicola amphibius unplaced genomic scaffold, mArvAmp1.2, whole genome shotgun sequence genome. Proteins encoded here:
- the LOC119805743 gene encoding tRNA-splicing endonuclease subunit Sen15-like, which translates into the protein MEERSDSEPTPGCSGLGPGPVRAGGATPHTWAPEDAWMGTHPKYLEMMELDIGDATQVYIAFLVYLDLMESKSWHEVNCVGIPELQLICLLGTEIEGEGLQTVVPTPISASLSHNR